The stretch of DNA AGGATGTTACAAAACAGTTGCGCGAAAAATATCAGGGAAAAATCCGTTGGGTATTCCGCGATTTTCCGCTTCCGTTTCACCAAAATGCGATGTTTGCCCACATTGCCGCGAATTGCGCGATTCCTCAAGGAAAGTATTGGGATTACTTTTCCAATCTTTTTGAGAACAGCGGCAATTTAGAAAGAAGTAATGTCATTTCGCTTGCTCAAAAGAGCGGATTAAATATGCCCGAATTTCAAAAATGCATATCCGACGAAGCGAAGCAAAAAATCGAAATCGACGCCGATATCGCCGAAGGCCAAAAATACGGGGTCAACGGGACACCCGCCTTTTTCATCAACGGAATTATGGTAGAAGGCGCACAACCGATCGAATCATTTACTAAAATCATAGACCAAGAGTTAAAAAATTAACCTGAAAAATAGGTAGGACAGCATTTTATGGGAAACACAGTTAAAGTAGCAGTTACCGGAGCCGCAGGGCAAATCGGTTATTCTCTTCTATTCCGGATCGCCTCCGGCCAAATGTTTGGATCGGACACTCCGGTTGAAATCCAAATGTTGGAACTGGAAGCTGCTTTACCCGCGGCAAAGGGCGTAATTATGGAGTTGGAAGACTGTGCTTTCCCGCTTCTTCAAAAAGTAACCGTTTCCTCCGATTTAGATACCGCGTTTAAAGACATTAACTGGGCTCTTTTGGTAGGCTCGGTTCCTCGTAAAGCCGGGATGGAAAGAGGGGACCTTCTTAAAATTAACGGCGGAATTTTCGTGAACCAAGGTAAGGCTTTGGAAAAGAATGCGGCTTCCGATTTAAGAGTGCTCGTAGTCGGAAACCCGTGTAACACGAATTGCTTGATTGCAATGAATAATGCAAAAGGAATTCCTACGGATCGCTGGTTTGCGATGACTAAGTTGGATGAAAATCGTGCGAAATCGCAGTTAGCGAATAAAGCGGGTGTTCCGGTAAAAGATGTAACCAATGTCGGGATCTGGGGAAATCACTCCGCGACGCAATATCCGGATTTCTATAACGCTAAAATTGCCGGAAAAGCGGCGACCGATGTGATCAAGGACCAGGAATGGTTAAAAGGCGATTTCATTAAAAACGTTCAGCAACGGGGTGCCGAAATTATCAAAGCCAGAGGCGCATCTTCTGCGGCTTCTGCGGCGAACGGAGTCGTAGACACCGTCCGTCAAATCATCAATCCGACTCCTGCAGCCGATTGGTTTAGCGTAGCAGTCGCGTCGGACGGATCTTACGAGGCAGACAAAGGCTTAATTTTCGGGTTTCCGGTAAAATCGGACGGGAAAAAAGTGGAGATCGTTAAGGGGCTGACCTTAAACGACTTCGCAAAAGAGAAGTTTAAGATTACCCATGACGAACTTAAATCCGAGCGGGATGAAGTAAAGGGAATGCTTTAATTCCTTTTCGAAAAAGAAGTGCGGGAACTCAGGACATTCAGCGTCCCCTTTTACGGCGAGTTACCCGCCTTTTTTTCCCGACTCGAATCTACGAATCGAATCAGGTCTTTAGACCCTCCGATCGGCATAGATCTTTGCTCTAACGACTACCTCGGCTTATCGCAACATCCTGAAATTATAGAGTCTCTCAAAGAAGGAATCGATCTATTCGGAGCCGGGTCTACAGCCAGCAGGTTGGTTCGCGGACATCGGGACGTTTTTTCCAGGCTAGAGGATGATTTCTCCTCCTGGGTGGATTCGGAGGCTTCCTTATTTTTTGCAAACGGATACGCGGCCAATCTCGGCACGCTTTCTTGCGTTTGCGATCCTTCCTACGTGGTTTTTGCGGATAGAAAGAATCACGCTTCTTTAATGGACGGGATTCGTCTTTCGGGCGCCAAAAAAGTCTATTATCGTCATTTGGATTTAAACCATCTCGAACAACTCCTAAGGAAGCATTCTTCGAGTAAGCATAAAATTATCGTAACCGAAACCGTGTTTAGCATGGACGGGGATGTCGCCCAAATCAGGGATTTACTCGAATTGAAGGACAGATACGGAGCCTTACTTTATTTGGATGAAGCCCATGCGATAGGATTATTCGGGCCGAAAGGGGCGGGATTTGCAAATTCTCAACTTTCCTCGTCCGAGCTGGAAGGTATCGATTTTCGGATGGCGACTTTGGGAAAGGCGCTCGGATTGGAAGGTGCGATGGTATCCTGCACAGCCGAGGTCAGAAAATTCTTACTTCATTCCGCTAGAACCTTCGTATTTTCCACGGGATCCTTGCCTGCGATTGCGCACGCAGGAAGGACTGCCGTTCGCTTAGCTAAATCGATGGATGCGGAAAGGAAAAGGGTCGAAGAATTTTCCCTTCATTTGCGGAAAGGTATCGAAGCGAAAGGATATTCCTTCGGGAGATCCTCTTCCCAGATCGTTCCTATTTTATTGGAGAACGAAAAAGAGGCCTTGGAACTCGCGACATTATTCGAAGCGGCAGGCTTTCAGGCAAAGGCGATCCGGCCCCCGACCGTCGACATATCCAGAATCCGGGTTTCGATCAATGCTAAGCTTCATAAAGAAGATCTAATATTATTCCTAAGCATTTTGAGGGAGCGATAAATTTGGCTGTTTTCGTGACGGCGACTGGAACCGATGTCGGTAAAACCTTATTCTGTTCGCTCTTTCTCGCCAAATACGCCGCTAAATACGGTGTCAAATATTTTAAACCTATTCAAACAGGAGAGGATTCGGAGCGGGTCAAAATCATGAATTTGACCGGTTTGAACGAACGATATTTTCTAAAAAATTATTATACCTTTGAAATTCCCGCATCTCCGCATCTTTCCTCGGAACTTGCCAATGTCGAGGTGGATACGGACGAACTCTCCAGGCATTTGTACAGTATTCGATCGGAACGCATATTAATCGAAGGAGCAGGCGGTTTGTACGTTCCGTTGAAGAGATATTACTATAATATAGATTTAATCGTTCAATCTCAATTGCCCGTAGTCCTCGTTGCTTCGACGGACCTAGGAACCATTAACCACACCCTTCTTTCGGTTGAAGCTATTAAGAAGTCGGGGATTAAATGCCACGGAGTTTTTTTCATAGGACCGGAAAATCCCTTGCGGTCGGATAATATTCGGACCATCATAGAAGCTGGTGAAATCGGACTTTTGGGAACTTTTCTGCTTCCGGAAAGGCGATTGGCTCGCCAGGAGTTCCTAGGAAAAGTTGCCGAGGAGTTCGATCCAAAAGGTATTCTTCCGGAGATTTTATTCCCTTGATTTGGCATCCTTATACTCCCCTGATCGGTTCCGATCCTCCCCTCAAAATCGTCTCCGGGAAAGGAGAGTTCCTATATGACGAAACGGGTAAAGATTATGTGGACGGAATATCCTCCTGGTGGGTGAGCATTCACGGCCATAACCATCCTAAACTGATTCAATCGGTTAAGGAACAACTGGATAAATTGGACCACGTATTGCTGGCGGGCTTCACTCATCCGCCGGCCTTGGAACTCGCACATGAACTTTTGCAATTTGCGAATTGGAAGTTTCATAAAGTCGTTTATTCCGATAACGGTTCGACCGCCCTCGAGATCATGCTAAAGATCGCATTGCAGTACTTTCGGAATCGAGGCGAGGAGAAGAAGAAAACCTTCATCAAATTTTCGGCCTCTTACCATGGAGATACGATCGGAGCCATGAGTGTGGGAGGGGACTCTATTTTTAATCGGGTTTTTCAAACCCTATTATTTCCGACAAAGGAT from Leptospira inadai serovar Lyme str. 10 encodes:
- a CDS encoding malate dehydrogenase, which codes for MGNTVKVAVTGAAGQIGYSLLFRIASGQMFGSDTPVEIQMLELEAALPAAKGVIMELEDCAFPLLQKVTVSSDLDTAFKDINWALLVGSVPRKAGMERGDLLKINGGIFVNQGKALEKNAASDLRVLVVGNPCNTNCLIAMNNAKGIPTDRWFAMTKLDENRAKSQLANKAGVPVKDVTNVGIWGNHSATQYPDFYNAKIAGKAATDVIKDQEWLKGDFIKNVQQRGAEIIKARGASSAASAANGVVDTVRQIINPTPAADWFSVAVASDGSYEADKGLIFGFPVKSDGKKVEIVKGLTLNDFAKEKFKITHDELKSERDEVKGML
- a CDS encoding aminotransferase class I/II-fold pyridoxal phosphate-dependent enzyme — protein: MRELRTFSVPFYGELPAFFSRLESTNRIRSLDPPIGIDLCSNDYLGLSQHPEIIESLKEGIDLFGAGSTASRLVRGHRDVFSRLEDDFSSWVDSEASLFFANGYAANLGTLSCVCDPSYVVFADRKNHASLMDGIRLSGAKKVYYRHLDLNHLEQLLRKHSSSKHKIIVTETVFSMDGDVAQIRDLLELKDRYGALLYLDEAHAIGLFGPKGAGFANSQLSSSELEGIDFRMATLGKALGLEGAMVSCTAEVRKFLLHSARTFVFSTGSLPAIAHAGRTAVRLAKSMDAERKRVEEFSLHLRKGIEAKGYSFGRSSSQIVPILLENEKEALELATLFEAAGFQAKAIRPPTVDISRIRVSINAKLHKEDLILFLSILRER
- the bioD gene encoding dethiobiotin synthase; protein product: MAVFVTATGTDVGKTLFCSLFLAKYAAKYGVKYFKPIQTGEDSERVKIMNLTGLNERYFLKNYYTFEIPASPHLSSELANVEVDTDELSRHLYSIRSERILIEGAGGLYVPLKRYYYNIDLIVQSQLPVVLVASTDLGTINHTLLSVEAIKKSGIKCHGVFFIGPENPLRSDNIRTIIEAGEIGLLGTFLLPERRLARQEFLGKVAEEFDPKGILPEILFP